A single window of Chitinophaga sp. XS-30 DNA harbors:
- the mraY gene encoding phospho-N-acetylmuramoyl-pentapeptide-transferase, whose translation MLYYLFNYLKTEFNYTGTGMWQYITFRVTMALLLSLVISLLLGKTIVRYLQRKQIGEVIRDLGLAGEHSKKGTPTMGGLIILAAMVIPTLLFARVMNVYILLILLCTIWLGIIGFIDDYIKVFKKNKEGLAGRFKILGQVGLGIIVGSTLYFNENVVISREIMNGKKLSPSEVVVRSSERVTQDGQRFVDVKTPITTIPFVKNHEFNYSKLISWMGPGAEKYTFILYILIVILIITAVSNGANLTDGLDGLATGVSAVIGICLGIFTYVSGNIQFAEYLNIMYIPNLGELSIFIAAFVGACVGFLWYNAYPAQVFMGDTGSLALGGIIASLAIIIRKELLIPIFCGIFLVENLSVMIQVSYFKYTKRKYGEGRRVFLMSPLHHHYQKLGYHESKIAVRFWIVTVMCAVFAIATLKMR comes from the coding sequence ATGTTATACTACCTGTTCAACTACTTAAAAACGGAATTCAACTACACCGGCACCGGCATGTGGCAGTACATCACATTCCGCGTAACAATGGCCCTGCTGCTGTCGCTCGTGATCTCCCTGCTGCTGGGCAAGACGATCGTGCGATACCTGCAGCGCAAGCAGATCGGTGAAGTGATCCGGGACCTCGGCCTCGCCGGTGAGCACAGCAAGAAGGGCACTCCCACCATGGGCGGCCTTATCATTCTCGCTGCCATGGTGATCCCTACCCTGCTGTTCGCCCGGGTCATGAACGTGTACATTCTGCTGATCCTGCTCTGCACCATCTGGCTGGGCATCATCGGTTTTATCGACGATTATATCAAAGTATTCAAAAAGAATAAAGAAGGGCTGGCCGGCAGGTTCAAGATACTGGGCCAGGTGGGCCTCGGCATTATCGTTGGCTCTACCCTCTACTTTAATGAAAACGTAGTGATCTCCCGGGAAATAATGAACGGCAAAAAGCTCTCCCCATCCGAAGTGGTGGTTCGCAGCAGCGAGCGGGTAACGCAGGACGGACAAAGGTTCGTGGACGTAAAAACGCCTATCACCACCATCCCCTTCGTTAAAAATCACGAGTTCAACTATTCAAAGCTGATTTCCTGGATGGGGCCTGGCGCGGAGAAATACACCTTCATCCTCTACATCCTGATCGTCATCCTGATCATTACCGCCGTATCCAATGGCGCCAATCTCACGGACGGGCTGGATGGTCTGGCAACGGGCGTCTCCGCCGTCATCGGTATCTGTCTTGGCATTTTTACCTATGTGAGCGGCAACATCCAGTTTGCGGAGTACCTGAATATCATGTACATCCCCAATCTGGGCGAGCTGTCCATTTTCATCGCCGCATTTGTGGGCGCATGCGTAGGCTTCCTCTGGTACAATGCCTACCCCGCTCAGGTATTTATGGGCGATACCGGCAGCCTGGCCCTCGGCGGTATCATCGCATCTCTCGCCATTATCATCCGGAAAGAACTGCTGATCCCCATTTTCTGCGGCATCTTCCTGGTAGAGAATTTAAGCGTCATGATACAGGTATCCTATTTCAAATACACGAAAAGAAAATACGGTGAAGGCAGAAGGGTGTTCCTCATGAGCCCCCTCCACCATCACTACCAGAAACTGGGGTA